The sequence TTTACAACTCTAAGTATTGCAAGTAATTGAATGAGCGACGATAAACCAAACCTACCAGGATGCAGCTTTACTTTCGGAATTAGAAGCTCTAATCATCATACCGGATTTTGACGGTTATGTGAACAACGTGGAAGCTTTGTAGCGCATCAAATGATTTTATCGGAGAGATAGAAAAAAAAATCCATCCTTTTGTTTCATGATTGCGCTTTCAGTGTATAGAGGATGCTCCTATATTGCTTTTCCCTTGTTTCGTAGTCTTTAAATATGATCTATGAATATACATAAGACGAGCTTTTATTCCTGTAAGTAAAATAGATTAATGGATCTGAGGAGGCAAGCAGCATGGACCGATCGGTCTTAAAAAGGCTTCTGCGCGGCCTGTGGGTCGTGCTAGCCACCACTTCTTTACTGCTGGCGCTTTATGTACTTCTGCCGCTATTATACCCCTTGCTGCTCGCTTGGCTGCTTGCTTACATCATGCACCCACTCGTGCTAATTCTTAAAGGCTTTAAGCTGCCATCCTGGCTAGCAGTGTCCTTATCGCTGCTGTTCTACATTGGCGGAACCGCACTGGTGCTGACCGCTCTGATTACCCGGCTTGTTAAAGAACTGATTGTGCTGCTCCAGACCTTTAATCTCCATACCGAACAATGGCGGGAGCTGCTGCTATCCTGGAGTCGGAATGCCAGCATTCAGAATATTATTAACCAAATCAATCAGTTCTACCACGATAATCCCGGTTATCATTCCACAATTGACAGCAATATCAGCAGAACTACAGAAACAGTGGGTTATGCCGTAACCCAGCTGGTTACCGGATTCTTCAATGTGATTCTAAAGCTGATCTCGGCGCTGCCCAGCATGGGCACCATTCTGATTGTGGTCGTGCTGGCTGCATTCTTCCTCAGTACGGGCTGGGAGCGGCATAACGACAGATGGACGGGCTTGCTGCCCACTCCACTCCTGAAGCCGGTGTCGGCTATCTGGAGGGATCTGCGCAAAGCACTCGTCGGCTATCTCAGGGCACAAGTAATCCTCATTTCCATCACAGCGGTAATCGTCAGTATAGGTCTGCTGCTGCTCGGTGTAAATTCCGCATTAGCCCTCGGGCTGATGATCGGCTTTGTCGATTTGCTGCCTTATCTCGGTGTAGGCATCGTAATGCTGCCCTGGGCACTCTATTCTTACATGACTAGCAATCTGGGATTAGGTATAGGATTGTCGGTACTGTACGCAGTTATTCTCGTCACCCGGCAGGTGCTAGAGCCAAAAGTGCTCGCCAGCAGCATTGGACTGGACCCGCTCGCCATGCTGATCGGAATGTTCGCCGGGCTGCAGCTATTCGGCATGTTGGGTCTGATTCTTGGCCCCGTTTGTCTCGTGATTCTTAATGCATTTAACCGCGCGGGCGTATTCAGGGCCTTGCACAGCTATATCGTCAGCGGCAGATTGCACTGAAGCAAGATGAAACGGCTTCGCCGTCCTTTATATGGACAGCACCCGTTTCTTCGAGAAATATACGGATAAATTATTGCGTGAAACCTATAAATTCTTATATTTATATAAAAAAACAGAGCAGTTCCCGTCTCTTGGCGACAGGCTCCGCTCTGTTTTTTGCTTTATGGCAGGACCCTTACTTAAAGGCCCCACTTTTACCGCCGGTAAAAGGTGAATGTGCCATTTTTCATTTTTTTCTCGATCCATTTTAAAAGAAATCCACGGTACACTGGCCGCGTCAACGGAAACACCAGGGTAAATCCGATAATATCGGTGACGAATCCGGGCAGAATCAGCAATAAGCCGCCGAAAAACACGCATAACCCATCCAGCATCATCCGGCCAGGAACCCGGCCCTCCTGCATATGCGTTTTACTATCCTGCAGCACCTTCTTGCCCTCGAAACGCATCATCAAAAAGCCGATAATGGAGGTGCCTATCACCAGCAGCAACGTTTTGGGTGCTCCTAGATAACCTGCTACATATATAAACCCTAATAATTCCACGGCCGGGACGATAAACAATGCTGCCCAAAGCCACTTGCTTCTAATCATACTTAACTCCCTTCTTGCCGCAGCACTCCTGTTATTGCCTGAAACAGTTCCGGTAGAGCTCTATCCAGCCTAGTCGGTCTCCAATCCTTATTCAACCAGACATGGCTTGTAGAACCGGTGACAAGCAGCTTTCCCGAAGGATGAAGCGGATTAGGCAGGCTTTCCTGCTCTTCAGTGTTCGAAAAGCTTTCAGTCCCGCCATACTCCTCCTCCGAAAGCAGCCGTACTTCATACTCGTATACAACTCTCAGCGCGGTAAACGTAGTCAACCGCGCATAAATGGCGATACGATCATCATATCTCGCCGGACTTTTAAATTGCAAATCTGCAGCGGTAACGGGAAGCAGTATTCCCTTGCTCTCCAGCCCACGGTAGGTGAAGCCCAACTGGCGAAACATCTCCGTACGGCCGCATTCAAACCAGTTTAAATAGTTAGCATGATAGACCACACCCATTTGATCACTTTCCTGATAACGGACGCGAAAAGTACTCGCATACCAACGACTGGGCAGGCCTAGATCACGTGATTCCATAAGAACAATGCTCCTTTCTACTTGTTAGCAGTGAAAAGGCTCTAGACGCCAATTCCTTTTGAAGCTACAGGAAGCTTGCGTTGGGAGCTTCTGGCCACATACAGCAGCAAAGCCGCTCCTGCGATTGCACTCAACATACAGGACAGATTCATGGCCCCTACGCCCCCTTGTTTAAACAAGAAACCGTTCAGTAAATTCCCGACAATCCCTGCGAAGCCGGAGAAAACCATATTGAATATGCTTTGGCCCGTTGCCTGCATCTCGGAGGAAGTGATCTGGGAGACGTATTCGACCGCTGCAATATAAAAGAATCCGAAGGATAACCCGTGCAACACCTGCACCCCAATCATCACTGACGGATACGGGAAGGCAACCTGAATTCCCCAGCGCAGGACATAGATGATTGCTCCGAGCAGCAATGTACGTTCTCTGCCCAGCTTTTTGATGACCTTAGAGGCGTAAAGCATGGAGGGTACGTTAGTCACGGATGCAATGAACAGCGCTATGCCGGCATAACGGGTAGAACCCCCCACAGACTGAAAAGCGAGTACAAAATACGTACCGAAGGCCGTCATCGTCTGATTTACAAGAAAGCTCCCACCCAAAAAGGCCAGAAAGATCCGATTACCCAGCAGTTGTTTCACACCTTGGCTGAGGGACTGGCTCATCATATGATTTTCTTCCGCCTGCTTAGGCAATGTCATAGCTATGACTACCGCCAGCAGATTGAAAAAGAGAAAAGGTATCCAAATCGATGAGACAGAGAAAGTCGATACGTACAAGCCACCCCCAAAGGACCCTACAGCCGCTCCAATGCTGAGCATAAGCCGAATGCTGCCATAAGTCGAACCTGCCTTCTTCGCTGCCGCTATGGCGTAAGAATCAGCGATAGGGGCCTGTGTTGACGAGAAGATCGTTGAGATCGTGAAGACCAGCAGCAGCACCAGGAAATATTCAGAGCGATAAAAGACAGCCAGCAGTGCTGGCACAGCCACACTTAGGATAAGCACCAAGCGAGTCTGATTATACCGATCGGAGATAATGCCCCACATTGGCTGGATACATAAAGCAATCAGCGTCCCTGTGGCCATCAGTATGCCGACCTGTCCAGCGTCGAGCCCATTGTTGACTAGCAACAGTGTTAGATAAGAGCCAAATGAGCCGCCTGCCAGTCCTAAAAAGAGATAAAAGCCGCGCAGCTTCACTATTTTTTCCATTTATACTAAAATTCCTCTCCATGCCTTTTTTTACAGAATACCCATACAGCTCATCCCTTTATCGCATTAAATACAACAGAAACAATAAAGGCGGTGAACTGATGAATTTAAACAATACTATTAAGTTACATCAACCATGCGTTACTGACAAATCTAATACAGGAAAAGCAAAGAGTTCCGGCTTCGGCTGGTCATCCGGGAACTGGAGTGGTTACGCAATCACCGGTAAAAAAGGAGCATTTCAGCGTATTTCCGGCGAGTGGCGTGTCCCTTATGTAAGACCCACCTCCAAATCAACCTATTCCTCTGCATGGATCGGGATCGACGGCTTTAAGAACAGCAGCCTAATTCAGACGGGAACAGGCCATGAATACGTAAATGGCAATGCCCGTTATTATGCCTGGTGGGAAATTCTACCTGCTGCTGAGACGGTTATTCGGCAAACCGTTTGTCCGGGAGATCTGATGCGGGCGTCGATCGTTAAGGTTAGCCGCTGCAAATGGTCAATTACAATCAGCAATCTAAGCCGGAAATGGACCTTCCGGACGCTGCAGAGTTACAGCGGACCCCAAGCCTCCGCTGAATGGATCATGGAAGCACCACAGATTGATGGCAGCATTGCCAAACTCGCCCGTGTGTCGCCGACCTACTTTAACCGCTGTCGGATTAACGGCAGGAGTCCAAAGCTTACACCCTCTAAGGGAGGTATTATGATTCAGAATTATGTTACGCTTGCTGTACCCTCTTATCCCAATGCTAACGGTGACGCGTTTGTGGTCAAGCGGTTATACTCTAAAATGCCACCTCTTGTATATTCTAGAAGCCCCATTCTGATTTCTCCTAACCACAAGTAATAACTTTCATTACAATAGCATATATGGATTTGTCAAAACGTTCAATCTTGATTTATCCATCAAAAAAAGCAATGGCAGATTACACCATTGCTTTTGGTCATGAATAAAAAATTCTATCATGTCATTCTTGAAAGCCTTTATTATGAGATAGTCTCAACTTTAATCAGGTTAGTCGAACCGGAACGGCCCAGTGGGATACCTGCAGTAATAATAACTAGATCTCCAGTAGTAACCAATCCGGAATCTTTACCGCCTTTAATTGCTGTTTCCAGCAATTCGTCTGTCGAAGAAGCTTCTAAACCGAATACTGGAGTTACGCCCCATACCAGCGCCAATTGACGCATAGTTCTTTCCTGAGTTGTTACTGCAATGATTTGGGCTTTAGGACGGTATTTGGAAACAACACGTGCAGTGTGACCCGTAACAGTCGAAGAAATAATCGCTTTAGCATTCAAATCCAGAGCGGAAATGGCAACGGATTGGCTGATTGCTTCAGTAACAGTAGTCTCTTGTGCGATTTGTTGCTTCATGAAGATTTCACGGTGGTTCAGTGCAGATTCAGCCTTCTCAGCAATGCGGGACATTGTCAGTACGGATTCAACTGGATATTTACCGGCAGCCGTTTCACCAGAAAGCATGATTGCATCTGTTCCGTCAAAAATAGCGTTAGCTACGTCACTCGCTTCAGCGCGGGTAGGACGCGGGTTGCGCTGCATGGAATCTAGCATTTGTGTAGCAGTGATAACCGGTTTGCCGGCGATATTACATTTTTCAATCATCATTTTTTGAGCCAATGGCACATCTTCAGCCGGGATTTCCACACCAAGGTCGCCACGTGCAACCATCATGCCATCGGAAACCGCCAAAATTTCATCAAGGTTATCAACACCTTGTTGGTTTTCGATTTTGGAAATGATTTGAATGTGGGATGCATTGTGTTTCTCCAGCAACTCACGAATTTCCAGAACGTCGCTAGCTTTACGAACGAAGGAAGCGGCGATAAAATCGATGTCCTGTTCGATC comes from Paenibacillus sp. 19GGS1-52 and encodes:
- the ytvI gene encoding sporulation integral membrane protein YtvI — protein: MDRSVLKRLLRGLWVVLATTSLLLALYVLLPLLYPLLLAWLLAYIMHPLVLILKGFKLPSWLAVSLSLLFYIGGTALVLTALITRLVKELIVLLQTFNLHTEQWRELLLSWSRNASIQNIINQINQFYHDNPGYHSTIDSNISRTTETVGYAVTQLVTGFFNVILKLISALPSMGTILIVVVLAAFFLSTGWERHNDRWTGLLPTPLLKPVSAIWRDLRKALVGYLRAQVILISITAVIVSIGLLLLGVNSALALGLMIGFVDLLPYLGVGIVMLPWALYSYMTSNLGLGIGLSVLYAVILVTRQVLEPKVLASSIGLDPLAMLIGMFAGLQLFGMLGLILGPVCLVILNAFNRAGVFRALHSYIVSGRLH
- a CDS encoding FxsA family protein, coding for MIRSKWLWAALFIVPAVELLGFIYVAGYLGAPKTLLLVIGTSIIGFLMMRFEGKKVLQDSKTHMQEGRVPGRMMLDGLCVFFGGLLLILPGFVTDIIGFTLVFPLTRPVYRGFLLKWIEKKMKNGTFTFYRR
- a CDS encoding thioesterase family protein produces the protein MESRDLGLPSRWYASTFRVRYQESDQMGVVYHANYLNWFECGRTEMFRQLGFTYRGLESKGILLPVTAADLQFKSPARYDDRIAIYARLTTFTALRVVYEYEVRLLSEEEYGGTESFSNTEEQESLPNPLHPSGKLLVTGSTSHVWLNKDWRPTRLDRALPELFQAITGVLRQEGS
- a CDS encoding MFS transporter, whose amino-acid sequence is MEKIVKLRGFYLFLGLAGGSFGSYLTLLLVNNGLDAGQVGILMATGTLIALCIQPMWGIISDRYNQTRLVLILSVAVPALLAVFYRSEYFLVLLLVFTISTIFSSTQAPIADSYAIAAAKKAGSTYGSIRLMLSIGAAVGSFGGGLYVSTFSVSSIWIPFLFFNLLAVVIAMTLPKQAEENHMMSQSLSQGVKQLLGNRIFLAFLGGSFLVNQTMTAFGTYFVLAFQSVGGSTRYAGIALFIASVTNVPSMLYASKVIKKLGRERTLLLGAIIYVLRWGIQVAFPYPSVMIGVQVLHGLSFGFFYIAAVEYVSQITSSEMQATGQSIFNMVFSGFAGIVGNLLNGFLFKQGGVGAMNLSCMLSAIAGAALLLYVARSSQRKLPVASKGIGV
- a CDS encoding G1 family glutamic endopeptidase, with protein sequence MNLNNTIKLHQPCVTDKSNTGKAKSSGFGWSSGNWSGYAITGKKGAFQRISGEWRVPYVRPTSKSTYSSAWIGIDGFKNSSLIQTGTGHEYVNGNARYYAWWEILPAAETVIRQTVCPGDLMRASIVKVSRCKWSITISNLSRKWTFRTLQSYSGPQASAEWIMEAPQIDGSIAKLARVSPTYFNRCRINGRSPKLTPSKGGIMIQNYVTLAVPSYPNANGDAFVVKRLYSKMPPLVYSRSPILISPNHK
- the pyk gene encoding pyruvate kinase, whose amino-acid sequence is MRKSKIVCTIGPASESLENIKKLILAGMNVARLNFSHGDFEEHGARITTIRQASKELNKTVAILLDTKGPEIRTGKLEVEPIELVQDEYLTLTTEEILGDANRISITYSNLPNDVQVGSTILIDDGLIGLTVVDIQGTEIKTRIVNGGTIKSKKGVNVPGVHISLPGITEKDTNDIIFGIEQDIDFIAASFVRKASDVLEIRELLEKHNASHIQIISKIENQQGVDNLDEILAVSDGMMVARGDLGVEIPAEDVPLAQKMMIEKCNIAGKPVITATQMLDSMQRNPRPTRAEASDVANAIFDGTDAIMLSGETAAGKYPVESVLTMSRIAEKAESALNHREIFMKQQIAQETTVTEAISQSVAISALDLNAKAIISSTVTGHTARVVSKYRPKAQIIAVTTQERTMRQLALVWGVTPVFGLEASSTDELLETAIKGGKDSGLVTTGDLVIITAGIPLGRSGSTNLIKVETIS